A window of the Oncorhynchus mykiss isolate Arlee chromosome 15, USDA_OmykA_1.1, whole genome shotgun sequence genome harbors these coding sequences:
- the LOC118938796 gene encoding uncharacterized protein LOC118938796 isoform X2 translates to MKNDIQSLNYPEDSEVKDPLPQIELKAVTRRKVKTKRRTGANRSTVEQSTDSDAAERDFVDNQNDEDEEKVKKDPLPQMQQDAVKRNKVKAKRTKRNKVEQITDADPSTSVEFSGMAVQGTSHQGQSNEKILSECVSRACQTRALDLPPIDPDAFNPIIIRFLEKLTEE, encoded by the exons ATGAAGAATGATATCCAGAGTTTAAACTATCCAGAAGATAGTGAAGTGAAAGATCCCCTGCCTCAGATCGAGCTGAAGGCTGTGACAAGGAGAAAAGTTAAG ACCAAGAGGAGGACAGGTGCCAACAGGTCCACAGTTGAACAGAGCACTGATAGTGATGCGGCTGAGAGAGATTTTGTTGATAATCAgaatgatgaagatgaggaaaAGGTGAAGAAGGATCCCCTGCCTCAGATGCAGCAGGATGCCGTGAAGAGAAATAAAGTCAAG GCCAAGAGGACCAAGAGAAACAAAGTGGAGCAGATCACTGATGCAG ATCCCTCTACATCTGTGGAATTCTCTGGGATGGCAGTTCAGGGGACATCTCACCAGGGACAATCTAATGAGAAGATCCTAAGTGAGTGTGTCTCCAGGGCCTGTCAGACCAGGGCTCTTGACCTCCCGCCAATCGATCCGGATGCTTTCAACCCGATTATCATCCGGTTTCTGGAAAAACTTACTGAGGA GTGA
- the LOC118938796 gene encoding uncharacterized protein LOC118938796 isoform X1, which translates to MKNDIQSLNYPEDSEVKDPLPQIELKAVTRRKVKTKRRTGANRSTVEQSTDSDAAERDFVDNQNDEDEEKVKKDPLPQMQQDAVKRNKVKAKRTKRNKVEQITDADPSTSVEFSGMAVQGTSHQGQSNEKILSECVSRACQTRALDLPPIDPDAFNPIIIRFLEKLTEEQWRQLSIGRMDPVMRALLAEMCLEIVRFVSEAILEVIIPAIFRFVRIYSHVSPVSGKSLTESERSSSTNLKVRKRGSSKSSRSCTAKSSSSRNGYVQSFLKKPVSPNYS; encoded by the exons ATGAAGAATGATATCCAGAGTTTAAACTATCCAGAAGATAGTGAAGTGAAAGATCCCCTGCCTCAGATCGAGCTGAAGGCTGTGACAAGGAGAAAAGTTAAG ACCAAGAGGAGGACAGGTGCCAACAGGTCCACAGTTGAACAGAGCACTGATAGTGATGCGGCTGAGAGAGATTTTGTTGATAATCAgaatgatgaagatgaggaaaAGGTGAAGAAGGATCCCCTGCCTCAGATGCAGCAGGATGCCGTGAAGAGAAATAAAGTCAAG GCCAAGAGGACCAAGAGAAACAAAGTGGAGCAGATCACTGATGCAG ATCCCTCTACATCTGTGGAATTCTCTGGGATGGCAGTTCAGGGGACATCTCACCAGGGACAATCTAATGAGAAGATCCTAAGTGAGTGTGTCTCCAGGGCCTGTCAGACCAGGGCTCTTGACCTCCCGCCAATCGATCCGGATGCTTTCAACCCGATTATCATCCGGTTTCTGGAAAAACTTACTGAGGA GCAATGGAGGCAGTTAAGCATTGGCAGGATGGACCCT GTGATGAGGGCATTGCTTGCAGAGATGTGCCTGGAGATTGTGCGGTTTGTATCTGAGGCCATCCTGGAGGTCATCATCCCTGCAATTTTCCGTTTTGTACGGATATACAGCCACGTGTCTCCAGTATCTGGCAAGTCTCTGACAGAATCAGAGAGATCCTCTAGCACAAACCTGAAGGTTCGCAAGAGAGGCAGCAGCAAATCCTCAAGGTCTTGCACGGCCAAATCAAGCTCCTCACGTAATGGGTATGTTCAGTCATTCCTAAAGAAACCGGTTTCACCTAACTATTCATAA